In a single window of the Thermofilum uzonense genome:
- a CDS encoding FGGY-family carbohydrate kinase: protein MYAVIDVGTTGIKLSIYDLDGRLIHNEKFILGYEKLASGLIEQNSREILKVVRGFARRAREKGAKNLGLAIYRASVVAWDKSGEPLTNIITWIDGRGNSVLRGLPVHVKALRSISKPLSYILSPDSPAVLMKWIYENISGLREKVKKGEAFLWTLDSYLLYNISGKFLSDATSITLTGLVHPRNFRDIGLVYEILGLPKLLPEVVDNVEEIGELEGLKVNAVIADQQAAAVGLGVVKRGRLESVHGTGSFLELCTGDYRMPEAGLIPIVILKDQGSITYGVEGFLRTTGSVVDWLKSIGFFKDYEEMEFLAAQGDKRLLFLPSFGGLRTPKANNISGLIAGLKLHTTRADLVASLVWGVALYMAYLAEAAMKNIKHIEEPMWVAGGFSKSDAFLQMLADATGIQVARPTDTEASSRGVLKLLMLGSGRAGREILADLPQIQRVFTPTLPQETRKMYMSNFIEILKVLSKWEKNIFLKRDL, encoded by the coding sequence ATGTACGCTGTTATAGATGTTGGGACAACGGGCATCAAACTCTCAATCTATGATCTTGATGGGCGACTAATCCATAATGAGAAGTTTATCCTGGGCTATGAGAAATTAGCTTCAGGGCTAATAGAACAAAATTCCCGTGAAATCCTGAAAGTGGTGAGAGGTTTTGCCCGTAGAGCGAGGGAAAAAGGTGCGAAGAATCTAGGGCTCGCTATTTACAGAGCTTCAGTGGTTGCCTGGGACAAAAGTGGTGAGCCTTTGACGAATATTATAACTTGGATTGATGGTAGAGGAAATAGTGTTCTCAGAGGACTCCCTGTCCATGTAAAAGCGCTGAGGAGCATAAGTAAACCTCTTTCGTACATATTGAGCCCAGACTCTCCTGCTGTCCTTATGAAATGGATCTACGAGAACATTAGTGGGTTGAGGGAGAAGGTTAAAAAGGGAGAAGCTTTTTTATGGACGCTGGACTCCTACCTCCTTTACAATATCTCGGGAAAATTCCTGTCAGATGCGACAAGTATAACTCTAACGGGTCTTGTCCATCCTCGTAACTTTAGAGATATAGGACTTGTATATGAGATCTTAGGCCTTCCAAAATTACTTCCCGAGGTTGTCGATAATGTCGAAGAAATAGGAGAGCTTGAGGGGCTCAAAGTCAACGCGGTTATAGCTGACCAACAAGCAGCAGCGGTTGGCTTGGGAGTCGTTAAAAGAGGGAGGCTTGAAAGCGTTCACGGGACTGGAAGCTTTCTCGAGCTATGCACCGGGGATTATAGGATGCCAGAGGCAGGGCTTATTCCTATAGTTATTTTGAAAGACCAGGGATCGATCACATATGGGGTTGAGGGGTTCCTCAGGACTACGGGTTCAGTTGTTGATTGGCTGAAAAGCATTGGTTTCTTTAAAGATTACGAGGAAATGGAGTTTTTAGCGGCTCAAGGAGATAAGCGCTTGCTTTTTCTCCCATCCTTTGGAGGCCTCAGGACGCCTAAAGCCAACAACATATCTGGTTTAATAGCTGGCCTCAAATTACATACAACAAGGGCTGATCTTGTGGCAAGTCTAGTTTGGGGGGTTGCCCTCTACATGGCCTACCTTGCTGAAGCTGCGATGAAAAACATAAAACATATTGAAGAACCTATGTGGGTTGCCGGTGGCTTCTCAAAATCAGACGCATTTTTGCAAATGCTGGCCGACGCTACTGGGATACAAGTGGCCCGTCCGACAGACACAGAGGCTAGCTCCCGGGGTGTTCTTAAATTGTTAATGCTTGGATCAGGACGTGCTGGTCGGGAGATATTGGCTGACCTTCCACAAATTCAGAGAGTTTTTACTCCCACACTCCCACAAGAAACTCGTAAAATGTATATGTCAAATTTTATAGAAATCCTTAAGGTGTTATCGAAATGGGAGAAGAACATTTTCCTAAAGAGAGACTTATAG
- a CDS encoding NAD(P)-binding protein: MVSEKGEIKLLIIGGGLAGLSLASYHEQSIVFETRSRPGGFFLYDDLPVSRSRGKDLVSGFLSKAKVVTERMVYRVEENGVWTLGETGTEFHKGMPVLASGFREKTTLELGIYGYRPAGVFTLSSAWDFTNSGFLIGERILVYGFNHFSLSLVSKLSMLAEKIIVIYDEESFIYKPDTLREFGVEAVKGKVLYIEGKSRVEKVKTTAGEFAVDTLILACLTPLNMFTTRFATGNAAMIIEDPLKIVESSNLVAHAILEPGESGRIVSNIPVVPQTFKLRHPYVMLGLREGLKAEINGREITVDEPYPVVEIPAEKVVRIRAG; this comes from the coding sequence TTGGTTAGTGAGAAGGGCGAAATAAAGCTCCTAATTATCGGCGGCGGGCTCGCAGGATTGTCCTTAGCTTCTTACCATGAGCAATCAATCGTTTTCGAGACCCGTAGCCGACCTGGTGGTTTCTTCCTCTACGACGATCTCCCAGTCAGCCGTTCGCGGGGTAAGGATTTGGTCAGCGGTTTCCTGTCTAAAGCAAAAGTAGTGACAGAGAGAATGGTTTATAGGGTCGAGGAGAATGGAGTGTGGACTCTAGGAGAAACTGGAACTGAGTTCCACAAGGGTATGCCTGTTCTTGCATCTGGATTCCGGGAAAAAACAACCTTAGAGCTCGGGATTTATGGATATAGACCTGCAGGCGTTTTCACACTTTCCTCAGCCTGGGACTTTACCAACTCGGGCTTCCTCATAGGAGAGCGCATTCTGGTTTACGGGTTTAATCATTTTTCTCTGTCTTTAGTCTCTAAGCTCTCGATGTTAGCTGAAAAGATTATAGTTATCTACGATGAAGAATCCTTTATTTACAAGCCCGACACTCTACGCGAGTTTGGAGTCGAAGCTGTTAAGGGTAAAGTTCTATATATTGAGGGTAAGAGCCGTGTAGAAAAAGTTAAAACAACCGCCGGGGAATTCGCAGTTGACACGCTTATTCTAGCCTGCCTCACTCCTTTAAACATGTTTACCACGAGGTTTGCCACTGGAAATGCCGCCATGATTATAGAGGATCCCCTTAAGATAGTTGAATCTTCAAATTTGGTAGCTCATGCTATTTTGGAGCCGGGAGAATCTGGACGCATCGTGAGCAACATACCTGTGGTACCGCAGACATTTAAACTCAGACATCCGTATGTCATGTTGGGTTTACGAGAGGGGTTAAAAGCCGAGATAAACGGACGCGAGATTACCGTCGACGAGCCCTATCCGGTTGTGGAAATCCCAGCTGAGAAAGTTGTTAGAATAAGGGCGGGTTAA
- a CDS encoding NAD(P)/FAD-dependent oxidoreductase has protein sequence MRSYDVVIVGSGIIGLMTAYKLAHYNVSVLVLEENPEPGWGVSKGHAAIIHVVQLPFSSVKSKMAREGNKRMFEIAERLGVRYVKTSTLVVATKLHHLLAMPLIALYLKINLGKDYPVKLRSRAYLRREEPALTKKALGAIEVYGYGCIDNFDLMYRLYEFAKDNGVEFKFSTRASRVSIQDDFVEIVTDKGENYKARFLVNAAGLWADEIYNMLGDEVSFELGKGVLLVFDRSVTRRFISPLYLKPDPKTKGGAIMFTVDGKGLWGPNLRPARDKSDLSVDEEDIKALMEKFSPLLDVDPGIPIKAYAGIRPIPPENDFRIVYSTKSKRVVHAVGTESPAFTASPVIAEKILEMLKASGLTLSEKENILLRKPFTKSRYAPEKARGRVVCMCNLVTEEEIREAVRRGAKTLQGVMLRTGAGMGLCQGSKCIAEVAKIVAEELGVGVENVTFKGENSWLVRRAK, from the coding sequence ATGAGATCATATGACGTAGTGATTGTTGGAAGCGGAATAATAGGTTTAATGACGGCTTACAAGCTCGCTCATTACAATGTTAGCGTTCTGGTTCTCGAGGAAAATCCTGAACCTGGATGGGGTGTATCTAAGGGTCACGCCGCCATAATTCACGTCGTGCAGCTTCCCTTCAGCTCCGTTAAGAGTAAAATGGCCAGGGAGGGAAACAAGAGAATGTTTGAAATAGCCGAGAGGCTTGGAGTCCGATACGTAAAAACAAGTACTCTTGTTGTGGCTACAAAGCTACACCACCTGCTAGCCATGCCCCTGATAGCGCTTTACTTGAAAATTAATCTCGGCAAAGACTACCCCGTCAAGCTTAGAAGTAGGGCGTATTTGAGGCGAGAAGAGCCTGCCTTAACAAAAAAGGCCCTAGGAGCGATCGAGGTGTACGGGTATGGATGCATAGACAACTTCGACCTCATGTATCGTCTATACGAGTTTGCAAAGGATAATGGTGTTGAATTCAAGTTTAGCACAAGAGCGAGCCGTGTATCAATTCAAGATGACTTTGTTGAGATTGTAACGGACAAAGGGGAAAATTACAAGGCTAGGTTCCTCGTGAACGCGGCTGGACTCTGGGCCGATGAGATATACAACATGCTAGGCGATGAAGTCAGCTTTGAACTGGGAAAAGGAGTACTACTCGTGTTTGACAGGAGCGTTACCCGCAGGTTTATTTCTCCACTTTACCTCAAACCCGACCCTAAGACTAAGGGCGGAGCAATTATGTTCACAGTGGACGGTAAGGGCCTCTGGGGTCCCAACCTTAGACCAGCACGCGACAAGTCTGATCTGAGTGTTGATGAGGAGGACATAAAAGCTCTAATGGAGAAATTTTCCCCTCTCTTGGATGTTGATCCCGGGATACCTATCAAGGCTTATGCAGGGATAAGGCCCATACCCCCTGAAAACGACTTCCGTATAGTTTACTCTACAAAGTCCAAACGTGTAGTCCACGCTGTTGGAACAGAGTCGCCCGCCTTCACAGCCTCTCCAGTGATAGCTGAGAAGATTCTCGAAATGTTGAAGGCTTCCGGTCTCACATTATCAGAGAAGGAAAACATACTCTTACGCAAGCCATTCACTAAGAGCAGATATGCACCCGAGAAAGCTAGGGGAAGAGTCGTATGTATGTGTAACCTTGTCACAGAGGAGGAGATTAGGGAGGCGGTAAGGAGAGGTGCAAAGACTCTTCAAGGGGTTATGCTGCGAACTGGCGCCGGTATGGGTCTTTGTCAGGGGTCTAAATGCATCGCTGAGGTTGCGAAGATAGTTGCGGAAGAGCTGGGTGTAGGAGTCGAAAATGTTACTTTTAAGGGGGAGAACTCTTGGTTAGTGAGAAGGGCGAAATAA